A single window of Balaenoptera acutorostrata chromosome X, mBalAcu1.1, whole genome shotgun sequence DNA harbors:
- the TMEM31 gene encoding LOW QUALITY PROTEIN: transmembrane protein 31 (The sequence of the model RefSeq protein was modified relative to this genomic sequence to represent the inferred CDS: substituted 1 base at 1 genomic stop codon), with amino-acid sequence MGLTNKSEEEQQLMPNNSDAPNEDQGEEIQQPEERTPTGQRTQRGGTQPSRCRLPSHRTPATSTNGTVNFPGVLPWPIQXVANPYQLPAVLQFYPEFLLVFKEASHDMSHYLKAHVKEIGLPIILHLTALSTLHFHLPFLPTLLFLSFFLLSVLLLLLLIILFILVFF; translated from the exons ATGGGGTTAACAAACAAGAGCGAGGAAGAACAACAGCTCATGCCCAACAACTCTGATGCGCCCAATGAAGATCAAGGTGAAGAAATCCAACAGCCAGAAGAG CGTACTCCAACAGGGCAGCGAACACAAAGAGGAGGCACACAGCCATCCAGATGTCGATTGCCTTCACATAGGACACCTGCAACATCCACCAATGGAACAGTCAACTTTCCAGGAGTCCTTCCATGGCCTATCCAGTGAGTTGCCAACCCATATCAACTGCCTGCTGTTCTTCAGTTTTATCCTGAATTTCTTCTGGTTTTTAAAGAAGCTTCCCATGATATGTCCCATTATCTGAAGGCCCATGTCAAAGAGATCGGGCTACCCATCATCCTTCACCTCACTGCCCTCTCCACCCTCCACTTCCATCTGCCTTTCCTCCCTacacttcttttcctttctttctttcttctttccgtacttctgcttctgcttcttattattcttttcattcttgtcttcttctga